The following are encoded in a window of Staphylospora marina genomic DNA:
- a CDS encoding MBL fold metallo-hydrolase — MKWTVLGCHSPFPGPGGATPGYLLEADGKRVLIDCGGGVLGQLSRFMHPYDLDAVVLSHLHHDHMSDMFVLQYAIMTARKLGKRANPLPVWAPEQPEGWHVKLRYGDHVRLHPVAEGMEVPFGERLRIRFHRTDHSVPCFAMVITDGRHTILYGADSGPDTDWPRMAEAPDLFVCEASFLHRDLPKEPVGHLSARQAAEAAARIRADTLLLTHLFPEYHPDEIRREAAEVHPRCLVAETGLVVLAGEPM, encoded by the coding sequence GTGAAATGGACGGTGCTCGGATGTCATTCGCCGTTTCCCGGCCCGGGAGGAGCCACTCCGGGATACTTGCTGGAAGCGGACGGAAAAAGAGTCCTGATTGATTGCGGGGGCGGGGTGCTCGGTCAACTGTCCCGCTTCATGCACCCGTACGACCTGGACGCGGTGGTGTTGTCCCATTTGCACCATGATCATATGTCGGACATGTTTGTTCTTCAATATGCGATCATGACGGCGAGGAAGCTGGGCAAGAGAGCAAATCCTCTTCCGGTGTGGGCTCCGGAGCAGCCTGAGGGGTGGCATGTCAAGCTCCGTTACGGGGATCATGTCCGGTTGCATCCGGTCGCGGAGGGGATGGAGGTCCCGTTCGGAGAACGGCTTCGCATCCGGTTTCACCGGACGGATCACTCCGTTCCGTGTTTTGCCATGGTGATCACGGACGGACGACACACCATCCTGTACGGAGCGGATTCCGGTCCGGATACCGATTGGCCCCGAATGGCGGAGGCACCGGATCTGTTTGTATGCGAGGCATCTTTCCTTCATCGGGACTTGCCGAAGGAGCCGGTCGGTCATCTGTCCGCGCGACAGGCGGCGGAGGCGGCGGCCCGAATCCGCGCCGACACCCTGTTGCTGACCCACCTCTTTCCCGAATACCATCCGGATGAGATTCGACGCGAAGCGGCCGAAGTACACCCGCGTTGTCTGGTGGCGGAAACCGGCCTGGTGGTCCTTGCGGGAGAGCCGATGTGA
- a CDS encoding RicAFT regulatory complex protein RicA family protein, whose translation MDSIVQDHPVLEKARRLARNLQNSQEISRFRIAERQVNESPTVQETIREIKRKQKELVHANHYGKTEYARMLRGELDRLNQKLDDLPIVREYRQAQVEVNDLLQTIQRVIADTVAKTVRVETGGDSPGGCGSGGSCGCGNRS comes from the coding sequence ATGGATTCCATCGTCCAGGATCACCCCGTGCTGGAGAAAGCGAGGCGCCTCGCGCGCAATTTGCAAAACAGCCAGGAGATCTCGAGGTTTCGGATCGCCGAACGCCAAGTGAACGAAAGCCCGACCGTGCAGGAAACCATCCGTGAGATCAAACGGAAACAAAAAGAGTTGGTTCATGCGAATCATTACGGAAAAACGGAATATGCCCGCATGCTCCGTGGTGAGCTGGACCGCCTGAATCAAAAACTGGATGATCTTCCGATCGTGCGGGAATACAGACAGGCGCAGGTCGAAGTGAATGATCTCCTGCAGACGATTCAGAGGGTCATTGCGGATACCGTCGCCAAGACCGTCCGCGTGGAAACCGGAGGGGATTCGCCCGGGGGATGCGGGAGCGGAGGATCTTGCGGATGCGGCAATCGTTCCTGA
- a CDS encoding spore germination protein — MPPRWSRKKDSKSKTEEKNGQTRTSISHPKNLEIPLSEELEENTRLLEALYDGSYDFIVRRFLLGGTRPAVVMYFKSMSNSEALNEHVLRPLMNKPSVAPDIEEIIEILLPVAYTEKLEKLSDCVEQLGRGNAVLLMDDMCRGIGIGVAVLKSRGIAEPDAEPSIRGPKDGFNESLNTNVNLLRSRIRSPFLRLEMMKIGRYSQTPVVIAWIKGVTDADVLAEVRRRLKRIDIDGILDSGNIEELIEDNPYSPFPQIQQTERVDIVAGSLMEGRVAILMEGSPGVLVVPLTFPTLMQASEDYYNRHMAATAFRWLRFFLYFLSLTFPSFYVATITFHPEAIPTDQLITFAGARERIPLPTLVEALLMETAFEALREAGLRLPKIVGPAISIVGALVIGEAAVSAGLVSAPVVIVVAATAIASFTIPRYYAGLSFRLLRFPMIILGGTLGIAGLVLGLIAIVIHMSTLRSFGVPYLSPMAPFHGTAMKDVLARVPIWKKNYRPGMLETPNPRRQGYGQRPGPDQGLDVPSERGETT, encoded by the coding sequence ATGCCTCCCCGCTGGTCCCGAAAAAAAGATTCCAAATCAAAAACCGAAGAAAAGAACGGTCAAACACGTACATCCATCAGTCATCCGAAAAACCTGGAAATTCCTCTGTCCGAAGAACTGGAAGAAAACACCCGGTTGCTCGAAGCCCTTTATGACGGTTCCTACGACTTCATTGTCCGGCGTTTTCTCCTGGGCGGAACACGCCCCGCCGTGGTGATGTACTTCAAAAGCATGAGCAACTCCGAGGCTTTGAACGAACATGTCCTGCGCCCGTTGATGAACAAACCGTCCGTCGCTCCGGACATTGAGGAGATCATCGAAATCCTCCTTCCCGTGGCGTACACGGAGAAACTGGAGAAACTGTCGGATTGCGTGGAACAATTGGGACGCGGGAACGCCGTGTTGTTGATGGACGACATGTGCCGCGGCATCGGCATCGGCGTGGCCGTCCTCAAATCGAGGGGCATCGCGGAACCCGATGCGGAGCCGTCCATCCGCGGCCCCAAAGACGGATTCAACGAATCGCTGAACACCAACGTGAACCTGTTGCGTTCCCGCATCCGCTCCCCGTTTCTCAGACTGGAGATGATGAAAATCGGGCGCTACTCGCAAACTCCGGTCGTGATCGCCTGGATCAAGGGAGTGACCGATGCCGACGTGCTCGCCGAGGTGCGCAGGCGATTGAAACGGATTGACATCGACGGAATCCTGGACAGCGGGAACATCGAAGAGCTGATTGAAGACAATCCTTATTCTCCCTTCCCGCAAATTCAACAGACGGAGCGAGTGGACATCGTCGCGGGCTCTCTGATGGAGGGCAGAGTGGCCATCCTGATGGAAGGATCACCGGGCGTCCTGGTGGTGCCGCTCACCTTTCCGACCCTGATGCAGGCATCGGAAGATTATTACAACCGGCACATGGCCGCCACGGCGTTTCGCTGGCTCCGTTTTTTTCTGTACTTTCTTTCCCTGACATTTCCTTCATTCTATGTGGCGACGATCACGTTCCATCCCGAAGCCATCCCGACGGACCAATTGATCACGTTCGCGGGAGCGAGGGAGCGCATTCCTCTCCCCACGCTGGTGGAGGCTTTGCTGATGGAGACGGCATTTGAAGCTCTCCGTGAAGCCGGCCTTCGCCTTCCGAAAATCGTCGGTCCGGCCATCTCCATTGTCGGCGCCTTGGTGATCGGGGAAGCGGCCGTCTCGGCGGGCCTGGTTTCCGCACCGGTGGTGATCGTGGTGGCGGCGACGGCAATCGCTTCATTCACCATCCCCAGATACTATGCGGGCTTGTCCTTCAGGCTTCTGCGCTTTCCCATGATCATTCTGGGAGGGACGCTGGGAATCGCGGGATTGGTGCTCGGTCTGATCGCCATCGTGATTCACATGAGCACGCTGCGTTCGTTCGGGGTTCCGTATCTCTCCCCGATGGCACCGTTCCATGGCACGGCCATGAAAGACGTGCTGGCACGCGTGCCGATCTGGAAAAAGAATTACCGTCCGGGCATGCTGGAAACGCCCAATCCCAGAAGACAAGGTTACGGTCAACGTCCGGGTCCCGACCAAGGACTGGATGTTCCGTCTGAACGAGGTGAAACCACGTGA
- a CDS encoding glycine C-acetyltransferase — MKPFAHLEKEIQEWKAAGTFRPLTEIESEQGARVVIRGKEVVQLSSNNYLGLTNHPRLKKAALEAVEQYGAGTGSVRTIAGTFSMHEQFEKRLAQFKHTEAALVFQSGFTSNVGVVASILTDEDVVISDELNHASIIDGIRLTKAKRRIYRHNDMDDLEKALKETQDSRVRLVVTDGVFSMDGDIAPLPQIVELCEKYDALVMVDDAHASGVLGKNGRGTVDHYGLHGRVHIQVGTLSKAIGVLGGYVAGAQVLRDYLIHRARPFLFSTSHPPAVTAACNAALDVLLEEPELIDRLWENTRFFKEGLNKLGFDTAGSETPITPVIVGDDALAMKLSDELFERGVYAQGIVYPTVPKGKARIRTIVTASHTKEDLQFCLDAFEQAAKKLGIL; from the coding sequence TTGAAACCGTTTGCTCATCTGGAAAAGGAAATTCAGGAATGGAAAGCGGCCGGGACGTTCCGTCCGCTCACGGAGATCGAGTCCGAGCAGGGCGCCCGGGTCGTGATCCGCGGCAAAGAAGTGGTCCAGCTTTCCTCGAACAACTATCTGGGCCTGACCAATCATCCGCGGCTCAAGAAAGCCGCACTGGAAGCGGTGGAACAATACGGGGCGGGAACCGGTTCCGTCCGTACCATCGCCGGAACGTTCAGCATGCATGAACAGTTTGAAAAACGCTTGGCTCAATTCAAACACACGGAAGCCGCGCTTGTGTTTCAGTCCGGTTTCACGTCGAACGTGGGTGTCGTCGCCTCCATTCTGACGGATGAAGACGTGGTCATCAGCGATGAGCTGAATCACGCCAGCATCATTGACGGCATCCGTCTGACCAAGGCCAAACGCCGCATCTACCGGCACAACGACATGGATGATCTGGAAAAAGCCCTCAAGGAAACACAAGATTCCCGTGTCCGCCTCGTGGTGACCGACGGTGTGTTCAGCATGGACGGTGACATCGCTCCTCTGCCGCAAATCGTGGAGCTGTGCGAAAAATACGATGCCCTCGTCATGGTGGACGATGCACACGCCAGCGGCGTGCTCGGCAAAAACGGCCGGGGCACCGTGGATCATTACGGTTTGCACGGTCGTGTTCACATCCAGGTGGGCACGCTGTCCAAGGCCATCGGGGTACTGGGCGGTTATGTGGCCGGTGCACAAGTGTTGCGTGACTATTTGATTCATCGGGCCCGGCCGTTCCTGTTCAGCACGTCCCATCCGCCGGCCGTGACCGCTGCTTGCAATGCGGCGCTGGACGTGCTTCTGGAAGAGCCGGAATTGATCGATCGCCTGTGGGAAAACACGCGTTTCTTCAAAGAAGGTCTGAACAAGCTCGGTTTTGACACCGCCGGCAGCGAGACGCCCATCACCCCGGTGATCGTGGGAGATGACGCATTGGCGATGAAACTGTCCGATGAGTTGTTCGAACGCGGCGTGTACGCCCAAGGCATCGTGTACCCCACCGTTCCCAAAGGAAAGGCGCGAATCCGCACCATCGTGACCGCATCCCACACCAAAGAAGACCTGCAATTCTGTTTGGATGCGTTTGAACAAGCCGCCAAGAAACTGGGGATTCTGTGA
- the tdh gene encoding L-threonine 3-dehydrogenase yields MSGTMRALVKHHAGEGAVLKQVPVPEIGPNEVLIQVKATSICGTDVHIYTWDEWAAGRVRPPYVFGHEFSGVVVEVGEHVKSVKVGDHVSAETHIVCGTCSACRRNDYHVCLNTRIIGVDRDGCFTEYVALPEENLWKNDKSLPFEIASLMEPMGNAVHTTLSGEVTGRSVAVVGCGPIGLMAVAVAKAAGASRVIALDLNEYRLNLAEAMGATHLVRVNKEDPVQAVKTVTRGDGADVVLEMSGHPVAIRQAFAMVTYGGRVSMLGLPTRPVELDITNDIVFKGVTIHGITGRRMYETWEQTSGLLESGRVDLKPLITHRLSLEDFEEGFELMKSGNCGKVVFSV; encoded by the coding sequence ATGAGTGGAACCATGCGCGCCTTGGTGAAACATCACGCAGGGGAAGGAGCGGTACTGAAACAAGTTCCCGTTCCTGAAATCGGTCCGAATGAAGTCTTGATTCAGGTGAAAGCCACCAGTATCTGCGGGACGGACGTCCACATTTACACCTGGGACGAGTGGGCGGCCGGTCGGGTTCGCCCGCCTTACGTATTCGGTCACGAATTCAGCGGTGTCGTGGTGGAAGTGGGCGAACATGTCAAGTCGGTGAAGGTGGGGGATCATGTGTCCGCCGAAACGCACATCGTGTGCGGAACGTGTTCCGCCTGCCGCCGCAACGACTATCATGTGTGCCTGAACACCCGCATCATCGGTGTGGACCGCGACGGCTGTTTTACCGAATACGTCGCCTTGCCCGAGGAGAATTTGTGGAAGAATGACAAAAGCCTTCCGTTTGAAATTGCATCCCTGATGGAGCCGATGGGGAACGCCGTCCATACCACGCTGTCCGGAGAAGTCACGGGACGGTCCGTGGCCGTGGTGGGATGCGGTCCGATCGGACTGATGGCCGTGGCGGTGGCCAAGGCAGCCGGCGCATCCCGGGTGATCGCTCTCGACCTGAACGAGTATCGGCTGAATCTGGCCGAAGCGATGGGAGCCACGCACCTGGTTCGGGTGAACAAGGAAGATCCGGTGCAGGCGGTGAAAACGGTTACACGGGGAGACGGGGCGGATGTGGTGTTGGAGATGTCCGGACATCCCGTGGCGATTCGTCAGGCATTCGCCATGGTCACCTACGGCGGTCGCGTTTCCATGTTGGGGCTTCCGACCCGTCCGGTGGAACTGGACATCACCAACGACATCGTGTTCAAGGGCGTCACCATTCACGGAATCACCGGACGCCGGATGTACGAAACCTGGGAGCAGACATCCGGTCTTCTGGAATCGGGCCGGGTGGACCTGAAACCCTTGATCACTCACCGGCTCTCCCTCGAGGACTTTGAGGAAGGATTCGAGCTCATGAAAAGCGGAAACTGCGGAAAAGTGGTCTTTTCGGTATAA
- a CDS encoding GerAB/ArcD/ProY family transporter, whose protein sequence is MIEKGRITSGQMALIMYASTIATGSISLPGITGQFAGRDFWISPIWASASGFLALFLAVGLNRLYPRDNIIGYSRKIIGTIAGSIIGFLYFTTYTHANSFVLREYGELVKSVFLRDTPIVVVMGSIALLSAVSIRGGLESFARCTQFLFVPTIVIWLLTLSFTIQDWQPENIFPIFDHGILPSLRGAVVQMNWFSDFFLISFLLPGLVDQKKALRWGVIAIAGAMITLSLINLVTLLVFGEQSINYTFPYFEVFRYIHLGQFMERIDSFILAIWVIVIFIKLALYHYAIILSVAEWLKLSEYNHLSLPWAIILIAFGFWTTTDFPYLIQFFSTKVVFYSHLMQIVIPFILLLIAWIRRRRKSGSVVMRR, encoded by the coding sequence GTGATCGAAAAAGGTCGCATCACCTCCGGGCAAATGGCTTTGATCATGTATGCTTCCACGATAGCCACCGGCTCGATCAGCCTGCCCGGCATTACCGGGCAGTTTGCGGGGCGCGACTTTTGGATTTCGCCCATTTGGGCCTCCGCAAGCGGCTTTTTGGCTTTGTTTCTCGCCGTCGGTTTGAACCGGCTGTATCCCAGGGACAACATCATCGGATACAGCCGGAAAATCATCGGGACGATTGCGGGGAGCATCATCGGCTTTTTGTATTTCACCACCTACACCCATGCCAACTCTTTCGTGCTCCGGGAATACGGGGAGTTGGTCAAAAGCGTGTTCTTGCGCGACACTCCCATCGTGGTGGTGATGGGAAGCATCGCATTGCTCAGTGCCGTTTCCATTCGCGGAGGACTGGAAAGCTTTGCGCGCTGCACTCAATTCCTGTTCGTTCCCACGATCGTCATCTGGCTGCTCACCCTCTCGTTCACCATCCAGGACTGGCAGCCTGAAAACATCTTTCCGATCTTCGACCACGGAATCCTTCCTTCTCTGAGGGGGGCGGTCGTTCAGATGAACTGGTTCAGCGACTTTTTTCTGATCTCCTTTTTGCTGCCCGGTTTGGTGGATCAAAAGAAAGCGCTTCGCTGGGGAGTGATCGCCATCGCCGGGGCGATGATCACCCTTTCGCTGATCAACTTGGTCACGCTGCTTGTCTTCGGAGAACAATCGATCAACTACACGTTTCCGTATTTTGAAGTGTTCCGTTACATTCACCTCGGCCAATTCATGGAGAGAATCGACTCGTTCATACTGGCCATCTGGGTCATTGTCATATTCATCAAACTGGCCCTGTACCATTACGCGATCATCCTGAGCGTGGCCGAGTGGCTGAAACTGTCCGAATACAATCATCTCTCCCTGCCCTGGGCGATCATCCTGATCGCGTTCGGATTTTGGACGACCACCGACTTTCCGTATCTCATCCAGTTTTTCTCCACCAAAGTGGTGTTTTACAGCCATCTGATGCAAATCGTCATCCCGTTCATCCTGCTTCTGATCGCATGGATCCGGCGAAGAAGAAAGTCCGGCAGCGTGGTGATGCGAAGATGA
- a CDS encoding Ger(x)C family spore germination protein — protein MSRFVEKIRPPLAKGISILLALALLPGCWDKRELNEIAIVRALGADYTENEEIELSAQQVIPQSAESGEGNKAGTLEVSGTGTTMADALSKMQGNVGRKLFLGHVEVVLFGENLARAGIAPSIDFLVRYPQLRTRSQVYVTEGNPLEILAIKPVIQNTSAELLLSHTEQGRDLSVDLNELTQMLSGESRAAVLPIVKKKDDTMAVIHGMALFDKGRMVAKLDPETARGLLWLRNEVHFATVSIPLKHSSGQISLEVIKSETTLIPRIEGNRWIMTVRIRADDDLIQNGTLTDVSAIRSSMKQLEELASKDVENRVKAALRVLQEHGTDVVGFGKVFHQKFPAEWEKMKNRWPEQFRNIELDMDVDVHVRRTGMVKQPAGVPTERIRRK, from the coding sequence ATGAGCCGGTTTGTTGAGAAGATCCGACCGCCGCTCGCCAAAGGAATATCCATCCTGCTTGCGCTTGCCTTGCTCCCGGGCTGCTGGGACAAGAGAGAGCTGAATGAAATCGCCATCGTTCGCGCTCTGGGAGCCGATTATACGGAAAACGAAGAGATCGAACTCAGCGCGCAACAAGTGATTCCGCAATCCGCCGAATCCGGTGAAGGAAACAAAGCGGGAACCCTGGAGGTATCCGGAACGGGGACCACCATGGCGGATGCTCTGTCCAAAATGCAGGGCAATGTGGGGAGAAAACTGTTTCTGGGGCACGTGGAAGTGGTGTTGTTCGGGGAAAATCTGGCCCGCGCGGGAATCGCGCCTTCCATCGACTTCCTGGTCAGATATCCGCAGCTTCGGACCAGAAGCCAGGTGTACGTGACGGAAGGGAATCCGTTGGAGATTCTGGCCATCAAACCGGTGATCCAAAACACTTCCGCGGAACTCCTGCTTTCCCACACGGAACAGGGACGCGATCTGAGCGTGGATCTCAATGAACTGACCCAGATGTTGTCCGGTGAGAGTCGCGCCGCCGTGTTGCCGATCGTGAAAAAAAAGGATGACACCATGGCGGTCATTCACGGCATGGCCCTGTTTGACAAGGGCAGGATGGTGGCAAAACTGGATCCGGAAACAGCCCGCGGTCTCCTGTGGCTGCGGAACGAAGTTCACTTTGCCACGGTCAGCATTCCGCTCAAACACAGTTCGGGCCAGATTTCGCTTGAAGTGATCAAATCCGAAACCACCCTGATCCCCCGAATCGAAGGAAACCGGTGGATCATGACCGTACGGATCCGCGCGGATGATGACCTCATTCAAAACGGAACGCTCACGGACGTGAGCGCGATTCGTTCCTCCATGAAGCAATTGGAGGAGCTGGCCTCCAAAGACGTGGAAAACCGGGTGAAAGCCGCTCTTCGTGTGCTGCAGGAACACGGGACGGACGTGGTCGGGTTCGGGAAAGTCTTTCATCAAAAATTCCCGGCTGAATGGGAAAAAATGAAAAACCGGTGGCCCGAACAATTCCGGAACATCGAATTGGACATGGACGTCGACGTTCATGTGCGGCGCACCGGAATGGTCAAACAACCGGCCGGAGTGCCGACGGAAAGGATTCGCCGAAAATGA
- a CDS encoding aminotransferase class I/II-fold pyridoxal phosphate-dependent enzyme, translated as MRVSLSQKLRNLDVSVFVELFDAKNLVAEKGMSIIDLSVGSPDLPPPPVVMQTIQKWAADQTKYGYTITALPEFKQAVASFYENRYGVSLNPEREVLQLMGSQDGLAHLAMTLIDPGDVVLVPDPGYPIFETGVRLAGGTPYKMPLLEENGFLPRLEEIPSEVLAKAKLMILNYPGNPVTAMAGREFFEEVVRFAKKHELIVAHDFTYSELVYDGRKAVSFLSVPGAKEVGVEFNSLSKTFNMAGCRIGYVTGYEDVLAGLALYMSHTHYGIFYPVQKAAEAVLRMPEETIRSQRLVYESRRDVLVSRLKEMGWEVSVPPATMYVWTRIPEGWTSEAFVFRLLEETGVVLTPGRAFGERGEGFVRISMVQPSEMLLEAAMRIGRFLSANRQLKGSVR; from the coding sequence ATGCGGGTTTCGTTGTCTCAAAAGTTGAGGAATTTGGATGTGAGTGTGTTTGTCGAATTGTTCGACGCAAAAAACCTGGTGGCGGAAAAAGGGATGTCCATCATCGATCTGAGCGTGGGCAGTCCGGATCTTCCACCTCCGCCCGTGGTCATGCAAACGATTCAAAAGTGGGCGGCAGACCAAACAAAATACGGATACACGATCACCGCTCTTCCCGAATTCAAGCAGGCGGTGGCATCGTTTTATGAAAACAGGTACGGCGTTTCGTTGAATCCGGAACGGGAAGTGCTTCAACTCATGGGATCGCAGGACGGTTTGGCCCATCTGGCCATGACCCTCATCGATCCCGGCGACGTGGTGCTCGTGCCGGATCCCGGGTATCCCATCTTTGAAACCGGCGTCCGATTGGCCGGAGGGACTCCGTACAAGATGCCGCTGTTGGAGGAAAACGGGTTTCTCCCCCGCCTGGAGGAGATTCCTTCGGAAGTGCTGGCCAAGGCGAAATTGATGATCCTCAATTACCCCGGAAATCCGGTGACCGCCATGGCCGGACGGGAGTTTTTTGAGGAAGTGGTTCGTTTTGCGAAAAAACATGAACTGATCGTCGCTCATGATTTCACCTATTCCGAACTGGTGTATGACGGAAGGAAGGCGGTCAGTTTTCTGTCCGTTCCCGGAGCGAAGGAGGTGGGGGTGGAATTCAATTCGTTGTCCAAAACGTTCAACATGGCCGGTTGCCGGATCGGATATGTCACCGGCTATGAAGACGTGTTGGCGGGGCTGGCGCTGTACATGTCCCACACTCATTACGGGATTTTTTATCCCGTGCAGAAAGCGGCGGAAGCGGTGCTCAGAATGCCGGAGGAAACCATTCGGAGCCAGCGTCTGGTGTATGAATCCCGGCGGGATGTTCTGGTGAGCCGGCTGAAGGAAATGGGTTGGGAAGTGAGCGTTCCTCCCGCCACGATGTACGTGTGGACCCGGATTCCGGAAGGTTGGACATCGGAGGCATTCGTGTTCCGGTTGCTGGAAGAGACCGGTGTTGTGCTGACGCCAGGACGGGCGTTCGGCGAGCGCGGGGAAGGATTTGTCCGAATTTCCATGGTTCAGCCTTCGGAGATGCTGTTGGAGGCTGCCATGCGGATCGGCCGGTTTTTGTCCGCGAACCGCCAGTTGAAAGGATCGGTTCGCTGA
- the miaB gene encoding tRNA (N6-isopentenyl adenosine(37)-C2)-methylthiotransferase MiaB: MGQEKDYSRYFVAPDLKAAKKRSKDGVRVIRFEDIPEPMRDAGRGKKYLIVTYGCQMNVHDSETMAGILEQMGYEPAAGEEDADVILLNTCAIRENAEDKVFGELGRLKQRKLEKPGLILGVCGCMSQEEVVVNRILRSYPYVDLIFGTHNIHRLPHLLMNALFSKEMVVEVWSKEGDVVENLPKVRRDGLKAWVNIMYGCDKFCTYCIVPYTRGKERSRRPEDVLAEIRDLARKGYKEITLLGQNVNAYGKDFTDRDYTFADLMDDVRKIGIPRVRFTTSHPRDFDDRLIEVLAKRGNLVEHIHLPVQSGNSQILKLMARKYTREHYLELVRKIKEAIPDVVLTTDIIVGFPGETEEQFEDTLSLVREVEFDSAFTFIYSPREGTPAAKMQDDVPMEVKKERLDRLNRLLAEIGRRKNEALRGQVVEVLVEGESKKDPNVLSGRTRTNKLVHFRGPKHLIGQFVKIRIDDPQTWTLRGTLVGEASATGAGA; encoded by the coding sequence ATGGGACAAGAGAAAGATTACAGCCGTTACTTTGTGGCCCCGGATCTGAAAGCCGCCAAAAAGCGCAGCAAAGACGGGGTCCGGGTCATTCGGTTTGAAGACATTCCCGAACCCATGCGGGATGCGGGCAGAGGGAAAAAATATCTGATTGTCACCTACGGTTGTCAGATGAACGTCCATGACAGTGAAACGATGGCCGGGATTTTGGAACAAATGGGATATGAGCCGGCCGCGGGCGAAGAAGATGCGGACGTGATTCTTCTCAATACGTGTGCCATCCGCGAAAATGCCGAGGACAAGGTGTTCGGCGAGCTGGGTCGTTTGAAGCAGAGGAAGCTGGAAAAACCCGGATTGATCCTCGGGGTATGCGGGTGCATGTCCCAGGAGGAAGTGGTGGTCAACCGCATTCTCCGGAGCTATCCATACGTGGATTTGATTTTTGGCACCCACAACATCCACCGGCTCCCCCATCTGCTGATGAATGCCCTGTTCTCCAAGGAGATGGTGGTCGAAGTCTGGTCCAAAGAAGGAGATGTGGTGGAGAACCTGCCGAAAGTCCGACGGGACGGCCTCAAGGCATGGGTCAACATCATGTACGGTTGCGACAAGTTCTGTACGTACTGCATTGTTCCGTACACCCGCGGAAAGGAACGCAGTCGTCGTCCGGAAGACGTGCTTGCGGAGATCCGCGATTTGGCCCGCAAGGGATACAAGGAAATCACGCTGTTGGGTCAAAACGTGAACGCGTACGGCAAAGATTTCACGGATCGTGATTACACGTTTGCCGATCTGATGGATGATGTCCGCAAAATCGGCATTCCGCGGGTCCGTTTCACCACCAGCCATCCGAGGGATTTCGACGACCGTCTGATCGAAGTCCTCGCCAAACGAGGCAACCTGGTGGAGCACATTCATCTGCCGGTGCAGTCGGGCAACTCGCAGATCCTGAAACTGATGGCGCGGAAATACACCAGGGAACATTATCTGGAACTGGTGCGAAAAATCAAGGAAGCCATTCCGGACGTGGTGCTCACCACGGACATCATTGTCGGATTCCCCGGTGAAACCGAGGAGCAGTTTGAAGACACCCTGTCCCTCGTGCGCGAGGTGGAGTTTGACTCCGCGTTTACGTTCATCTATTCTCCGCGGGAGGGAACGCCGGCCGCGAAGATGCAGGATGACGTTCCGATGGAAGTGAAAAAAGAACGTCTTGACCGCCTGAACCGTCTGTTGGCCGAAATCGGCCGCCGCAAGAACGAAGCTCTTCGCGGGCAGGTGGTCGAAGTGCTGGTCGAAGGGGAAAGCAAGAAGGATCCGAACGTCTTGTCGGGCAGAACCCGGACCAACAAACTGGTTCATTTCCGCGGGCCGAAACACCTGATCGGTCAATTTGTGAAAATCCGGATTGACGATCCGCAAACATGGACCTTGCGGGGAACGCTGGTGGGTGAAGCGTCCGCGACGGGAGCGGGTGCCTGA
- the cotE gene encoding outer spore coat protein CotE: MLSYADRAVEYRQIITRAVCGKGRKFSQTTHTIKPAEDIHTILGAWVINHRYECGKIGEAVEVRGSYDVNIWYATKGNTKTDVVKETVHYTEQIPLHYYDRNTRESSVLVSAAVTQAPNCVEASIASKDDGVLVRVEKEFVVEMVGETKICVPVYPLEYAENDDKELISEYSDEYGSESFDELDPNLEIDDLED; encoded by the coding sequence ATGTTGTCGTACGCAGACAGAGCCGTCGAATATCGCCAGATCATCACCCGCGCCGTATGCGGCAAAGGACGCAAATTTTCCCAAACGACTCACACGATCAAACCGGCGGAAGACATTCACACCATTCTCGGTGCCTGGGTGATCAATCACCGGTACGAATGCGGCAAAATCGGGGAAGCGGTCGAAGTTCGGGGCAGCTATGACGTGAACATCTGGTATGCCACCAAAGGCAACACCAAGACGGACGTGGTCAAGGAGACGGTTCATTATACCGAACAAATACCTCTTCATTACTATGATCGGAATACCCGGGAGTCGTCCGTGTTGGTCAGTGCGGCCGTGACCCAGGCGCCCAATTGCGTCGAAGCGTCCATCGCCTCGAAAGATGACGGGGTTTTGGTCCGCGTGGAAAAAGAGTTCGTCGTGGAAATGGTCGGGGAAACCAAGATTTGCGTTCCCGTGTATCCGCTTGAGTATGCCGAAAATGATGATAAGGAACTGATCAGCGAATACTCCGACGAATACGGTTCCGAATCTTTTGATGAGCTGGACCCGAATCTGGAGATTGACGATCTGGAAGACTGA